From Methylopila sp. M107, a single genomic window includes:
- a CDS encoding tripartite tricarboxylate transporter TctB family protein gives MQIDIKNVAAGGIFILIAALFALGTMELTIGTPLRMGPGFFPLLLAGVLAFLGVIILLKGFAKSPSDLGTIPWRGGLFILTAPIVFGMTVRGFGGVIPPLGLVPSVALAILIASFASRRTTVAMALTMTVVLTIFCLVVFQRMLGLPVPPFGGPLEFLNPYVDAAFAPFGAAFAAFKSLFGG, from the coding sequence ATGCAGATCGATATCAAGAACGTCGCCGCGGGCGGCATTTTCATCCTGATCGCGGCGTTGTTCGCGCTCGGCACGATGGAGCTCACCATCGGCACGCCGCTGCGGATGGGGCCGGGCTTCTTCCCGCTTCTTCTCGCGGGCGTGCTGGCCTTTCTCGGGGTCATCATCCTCCTGAAGGGCTTCGCGAAGTCTCCGTCCGACCTCGGCACGATTCCATGGCGCGGCGGCCTGTTCATCCTGACCGCGCCGATCGTGTTCGGGATGACGGTGCGCGGCTTCGGCGGCGTCATCCCGCCGCTCGGGCTCGTGCCCTCGGTCGCGCTCGCGATCCTGATCGCGTCTTTCGCCAGCCGGAGGACCACGGTCGCCATGGCGCTGACGATGACGGTCGTGCTGACGATCTTCTGCCTCGTCGTGTTCCAGCGGATGCTCGGCCTGCCGGTCCCGCCTTTCGGGGGACCGCTCGAGTTTCTGAACCCCTATGTCGACGCGGCGTTCGCGCCGTTCGGCGCCGCCTTCGCGGCGTTCAAGAGCCTGTTCGGCGGTTGA
- a CDS encoding tripartite tricarboxylate transporter substrate binding protein BugD has product MLKSFAAAAAALIVASGFGLAQAQDYPTRPITMVVPFAAGGPTDTVTRLVAEAMGKDLGQQIVVENVGGAGGTLGAGRVAKADKDGYTLLLHHIGMATSAVLYRKLPYDTLNAFDYVGLVTEVPMTLVARSDFEPTDLKGLIDYVKANKDKVTYANAGVGAASHLCGMLFMSKIETPLTTVPYKGTGPAMTDLVGKQVDLMCDQTTNTTNQLKAGKIKAYATTTKARVPSLPDIPTADEAGLPGFEVGIWHGIYAPKGTSPEIVKKLSVSLQKALKDPTVIKRFADLGTTPSSEAEATPEGLKTKLTSEIDRWSPVIKAAGVYAD; this is encoded by the coding sequence ATGCTGAAGTCGTTCGCCGCCGCAGCTGCGGCGTTGATTGTCGCGTCCGGCTTCGGCCTCGCACAAGCGCAAGACTATCCTACTCGTCCGATCACTATGGTCGTGCCGTTTGCGGCGGGCGGCCCGACCGATACGGTCACGCGTCTCGTCGCGGAAGCGATGGGCAAGGACCTCGGCCAGCAGATCGTGGTCGAGAACGTCGGCGGCGCCGGCGGCACGCTCGGCGCGGGCCGCGTCGCGAAGGCCGACAAGGACGGCTACACGTTGCTGCTGCATCACATCGGCATGGCGACCAGCGCGGTGCTGTACCGCAAGCTTCCCTACGACACGCTGAACGCGTTCGACTATGTCGGCCTCGTCACCGAGGTGCCGATGACGCTGGTCGCCCGCTCCGACTTCGAGCCGACCGACCTCAAGGGCCTGATCGACTACGTCAAGGCGAACAAGGACAAGGTGACCTACGCCAACGCCGGCGTCGGCGCGGCGAGCCATCTCTGCGGCATGCTGTTCATGTCCAAGATCGAGACGCCGTTGACGACGGTGCCCTACAAGGGCACGGGCCCGGCGATGACCGATCTGGTCGGCAAGCAAGTCGACCTGATGTGCGACCAGACCACCAACACCACGAATCAGCTGAAGGCCGGGAAAATCAAGGCCTACGCCACCACGACCAAGGCGCGGGTGCCGTCGCTTCCCGACATTCCGACCGCCGACGAGGCCGGGCTGCCGGGCTTCGAGGTCGGCATCTGGCACGGGATTTACGCCCCGAAGGGCACCTCGCCGGAGATCGTCAAGAAGCTTTCCGTATCGCTGCAGAAGGCGCTGAAGGACCCAACCGTGATCAAGCGTTTCGCGGATCTCGGCACCACCCCTTCGAGCGAGGCCGAGGCCACGCCCGAAGGGCTGAAGACCAAGCTGACCTCCGAGATCGATCGGTGGTCGCCCGTGATCAAGGCCGCGGGCGTCTACGCGGACTGA
- a CDS encoding transglutaminase family protein: MKFRLGCDLAYQVTEETVFIFNVEVAKLPRHIGLTETLSVSPSIEPLRYVAPGNGNRYLRYLASPGPFSLSYSAEVDLDVYRADPTTVRETDIRDLPLDALPYLLPSRFVPSDRLADFALKEFGDFPRGHMRVSAICSWIYQNIDYVRGSSDSETTATEILIQRAGVCRDFAHLGIAFCRALGIPARLVSCYAFGLHPADFHAVFEAYLDGRWWLFDGTRQAALDGLVRIGVGRDAAEIAFATPFGNMEPGPIAIRIERADGQPEPEPRTTEAISTEDPAASGGAL, translated from the coding sequence ATGAAGTTCAGGCTGGGATGCGATCTCGCCTATCAGGTGACCGAGGAGACGGTCTTCATCTTCAACGTCGAGGTCGCAAAGCTGCCGCGGCATATCGGGCTGACCGAGACCCTGTCGGTCTCGCCCTCTATCGAGCCGCTGCGCTACGTCGCGCCGGGCAACGGCAACCGGTACCTGCGATACCTCGCCTCGCCGGGTCCGTTCTCGCTCAGCTACTCGGCCGAGGTCGACCTCGACGTCTATCGCGCCGATCCGACGACCGTGCGCGAGACGGACATCCGGGACCTGCCGCTCGACGCGCTGCCCTATCTGCTGCCGAGCCGGTTCGTGCCATCGGACCGGCTGGCGGATTTCGCGCTAAAGGAGTTCGGCGACTTTCCCCGCGGCCACATGCGGGTGAGTGCGATCTGCAGCTGGATCTACCAGAACATCGACTATGTCCGCGGCAGCAGCGACTCGGAGACCACCGCGACCGAAATCCTGATCCAGCGCGCCGGCGTCTGCCGGGATTTCGCGCATCTCGGCATCGCCTTCTGCCGGGCGCTCGGCATCCCGGCCCGGCTGGTGAGCTGCTATGCGTTCGGCCTGCATCCGGCCGACTTCCACGCCGTGTTCGAGGCCTATCTCGACGGCCGCTGGTGGCTGTTCGACGGGACGCGGCAGGCCGCGCTCGACGGGCTCGTTCGCATCGGGGTCGGGCGCGACGCGGCCGAGATCGCCTTCGCCACGCCGTTCGGCAATATGGAGCCCGGACCGATCGCGATCCGGATCGAACGGGCGGACGGACAGCCGGAGCCCGAGCCGCGCACCACAGAGGCGATCAGCACCGAAGATCCCGCGGCGTCCGGCGGCGCGCTCTGA
- a CDS encoding YiiG family protein produces the protein MKRLGTAFVVFAWAFATPVCAQAPAAPPAADRAATEATISKLNAYVELLNRTLRASESLSRYASWVNMKSGPTGKERLVYGLYSLYDVRDEIAKAKTAIPAAPAMPELDAAMPAYIAAYEALAPIVAEADGYYERQDYKDDKFAEAKTLHARLAPAGAAFLAERAKVDALFSVEKSKADLAELGMIEQAEGKKARWHVSNVMIRARQVVDLFPSMEKPVVAMPGFEAAVLSYAAAVKEMDAYGAQNPNSFFVFESQPRSFLGKLREFRDKLQKSKGDARKGAGRDLTWLVNDYNMMVSTSRNATQFAK, from the coding sequence GTGAAGCGTCTCGGCACAGCGTTCGTCGTCTTCGCATGGGCGTTCGCCACGCCGGTCTGCGCCCAGGCGCCTGCGGCGCCGCCCGCCGCCGACCGCGCCGCCACCGAGGCGACGATCTCCAAGCTCAACGCCTATGTGGAGCTGTTGAACCGCACGCTCAGGGCGTCCGAATCGCTTTCGCGCTATGCAAGCTGGGTGAACATGAAGTCCGGCCCGACCGGCAAGGAGCGCCTCGTCTACGGGCTCTATTCGCTCTACGACGTCCGCGACGAGATCGCGAAGGCGAAGACGGCCATACCGGCCGCGCCCGCCATGCCTGAACTCGACGCCGCGATGCCGGCCTATATCGCAGCCTACGAGGCGCTCGCGCCGATCGTGGCCGAGGCGGACGGCTATTACGAGCGACAGGACTACAAGGACGACAAGTTCGCAGAAGCCAAGACGCTGCACGCGCGGCTCGCGCCGGCCGGGGCCGCGTTCCTCGCCGAGCGGGCCAAGGTCGACGCGCTGTTTTCGGTCGAGAAGTCGAAGGCCGACCTCGCGGAACTTGGCATGATCGAGCAGGCCGAGGGCAAGAAGGCGCGTTGGCACGTCTCGAACGTGATGATCCGCGCCCGCCAGGTCGTCGACCTGTTTCCGAGCATGGAAAAGCCCGTGGTCGCGATGCCGGGCTTCGAGGCCGCGGTTCTGTCCTATGCGGCGGCCGTCAAGGAGATGGACGCCTACGGCGCCCAGAACCCCAACTCCTTCTTCGTGTTCGAATCGCAGCCGCGCTCCTTCCTCGGCAAGCTGCGCGAGTTCCGCGACAAGCTGCAGAAATCGAAGGGCGACGCGCGGAAGGGCGCGGGCCGCGATCTGACGTGGCTCGTCAACGATTACAACATGATGGTCTCGACCTCGCGCAACGCGACGCAGTTCGCGAAGTAG
- a CDS encoding monovalent cation:proton antiporter-2 (CPA2) family protein, translating to MAASGQSELVQVVALLGAGVIAVPIFRRLGLGSVLGYFAAGIAIGPFGFGLFSDPATILHVAEFGVIMLLFVIGLEMQPSRLWALKREIFGLGLAQVVACGALLTLAGALAGLDPSAAFVAGMGFVLSSTAVVMQMLDERGETSTPQGQKAVSILLLEDLAIVPLLAIVAFLAPAGAGETSSDRWREIGIAIAAVAALIVAGRYLLNPMFHILARSKAREVMTAAALLVVLGSALLMDFGGLSMAMGAFLAGVLLSESTFRHQLEADIEPFRGILLGLFFLAVGMSLDINGIAQHWPTILAFTALFIAVKGVAIFGVARAFGSSSREAVDRVALFAQGGEFAFVLYSAAVAVGILDAAANSIFTAVVILSMALTPLTALALKRLMPKPEQSLDGVDEADGLTGQVLIIGFGRFAQVVSQSLLARGYDISIIENDVEMIDAAATFGFKVYYGDGSRLDTLRTSGAGEARAVLVCIDKRETTEKIVELVKAEFPLTKLFVRAFDRGHAMDLVRAGVDYQIRETFESAMAFGEAALVALGTPEEEAAEIAADVRRRDDERFDLQVAGDIYSGADLMRGNAPVPGPLTRPRRQGRIIDELRQETSAP from the coding sequence ATGGCGGCCTCGGGTCAGAGCGAACTCGTGCAGGTGGTGGCGCTGCTCGGCGCGGGCGTGATCGCCGTGCCGATCTTTCGGCGTCTCGGGCTCGGCTCGGTGCTCGGCTACTTCGCCGCCGGGATCGCGATCGGTCCGTTCGGCTTCGGCCTGTTCTCCGATCCGGCCACCATCCTTCACGTCGCCGAGTTCGGCGTGATCATGCTGCTGTTCGTGATCGGGCTCGAAATGCAGCCCTCCCGGCTCTGGGCCCTGAAACGCGAAATCTTCGGACTGGGACTGGCGCAGGTGGTCGCCTGCGGCGCGCTGCTCACCCTCGCGGGCGCGCTCGCGGGGCTCGACCCAAGCGCGGCCTTCGTGGCTGGCATGGGCTTCGTGCTGTCGTCGACGGCCGTCGTCATGCAGATGCTCGACGAGCGCGGCGAGACCTCGACCCCGCAGGGCCAGAAGGCGGTCTCGATCCTGCTGCTCGAAGATCTTGCGATCGTGCCGCTGCTCGCGATCGTGGCGTTCCTCGCGCCGGCCGGCGCCGGCGAGACCTCATCCGACCGGTGGCGCGAGATCGGGATCGCGATCGCCGCCGTGGCGGCGCTGATCGTGGCGGGCCGCTACCTGCTCAACCCGATGTTCCACATCCTGGCGCGCTCGAAGGCCCGCGAGGTCATGACGGCGGCGGCGCTGCTCGTCGTTTTGGGCTCGGCGCTCCTCATGGATTTCGGCGGGCTTTCGATGGCGATGGGCGCCTTCCTCGCCGGCGTGTTGCTGTCGGAATCGACCTTCCGCCACCAGCTCGAGGCGGACATCGAGCCGTTCCGCGGAATCCTGCTCGGCCTGTTCTTCCTCGCCGTCGGCATGTCGCTCGACATCAACGGGATCGCGCAGCACTGGCCGACCATCCTGGCCTTCACCGCATTGTTCATCGCCGTGAAGGGCGTGGCGATCTTCGGCGTCGCGCGGGCGTTCGGCTCGTCGAGCCGCGAGGCGGTCGACCGGGTGGCGCTGTTCGCGCAGGGCGGCGAATTCGCCTTCGTCCTCTATTCCGCCGCGGTGGCGGTCGGCATTCTCGACGCCGCCGCCAACTCGATCTTCACCGCCGTCGTCATCCTGTCGATGGCGCTGACGCCGCTCACCGCGCTCGCCCTGAAGCGCCTCATGCCGAAGCCGGAGCAGTCGCTCGACGGCGTCGACGAGGCCGACGGCCTGACTGGCCAGGTGCTCATCATCGGCTTCGGCCGGTTCGCGCAGGTGGTCAGCCAGTCGCTGCTCGCGCGCGGCTACGACATCTCGATCATCGAGAACGACGTCGAGATGATCGACGCGGCCGCAACCTTTGGGTTCAAGGTCTATTACGGCGACGGCTCGCGCCTCGACACGCTGCGGACGTCCGGCGCCGGCGAGGCGCGCGCGGTGCTGGTGTGCATCGACAAGCGCGAGACGACGGAAAAGATCGTCGAACTCGTGAAGGCCGAGTTCCCGCTGACCAAGCTGTTCGTGCGCGCCTTCGACCGCGGCCATGCGATGGACCTCGTCCGGGCCGGCGTCGACTACCAGATCCGCGAGACCTTCGAATCCGCGATGGCGTTCGGCGAGGCCGCGCTGGTCGCGCTCGGCACTCCGGAGGAGGAAGCCGCGGAGATCGCCGCCGACGTCCGGCGCCGCGACGACGAGCGCTTCGACCTGCAGGTGGCCGGCGACATCTATTCCGGCGCCGACCTGATGCGGGGGAATGCGCCGGTTCCCGGGCCGCTCACGCGACCCCGCCGACAGGGGCGGATCATCGACGAACTCAGGCAGGAAACTAGCGCGCCCTGA
- a CDS encoding acyl carrier protein codes for MNAVLEPGKPDVEAILPDLVDIIRPYAKSYAGELNADTKIEKIGIDSFDFVEIIFNVEEKYGVDVDYNVNSTFSKLSTIGDFAAEISKLVAAKTGA; via the coding sequence GTGAACGCCGTATTGGAGCCCGGAAAACCCGACGTCGAGGCGATCCTTCCCGACCTTGTCGACATCATCCGGCCCTACGCAAAGAGTTACGCGGGCGAATTGAACGCCGACACCAAAATCGAAAAAATCGGCATCGACTCGTTTGATTTCGTGGAGATCATTTTCAACGTGGAAGAAAAATACGGCGTCGATGTCGACTACAACGTGAACTCGACGTTCTCGAAGCTTTCGACAATCGGCGATTTCGCCGCCGAAATTTCGAAACTGGTCGCCGCCAAGACGGGCGCATGA